In one window of Prevotella sp. E13-17 DNA:
- a CDS encoding McrC family protein encodes MKRMMKLIKTTDNNGRGEPFDAALHLGNLKKLSAKPLCELDLAEHPNLLIFPSDFKVNGDDIGNQHIFTIDENRLLTGNIMGFIGYNNTQVSIRSRFATNDTNDYFLHYMLQRVFAINLFDLKFGTNNEGVFNFLIYLFPEFLKRAIRQGVYKEYQTRNYNDANVKGRIDIARHIRQNISFTGKIAYTTREYSTDNHVTQLVRHTIEYLAVHPLGSNVLYNDEETRNAVSGICQATPTYNRKELRSVINCNLRPLSHPFFIEYRNLQLLCLQILQHEEIRYGNDNNNQIYGILYDGAWLWEEYLNTVLRDIGFLHPKNKIGEGGIHIFTDKVGREKAMPDYHRSDIVLDAKYKRYSDWSAVSRDDRNQLIAYMHLYNTVNSGFIVPLENSDIKMTRSLSGRGGTMSIIGMNVSTICDNFKDFCSHMAKEEKLLKEKIAQICDCSRIEHT; translated from the coding sequence ATGAAACGAATGATGAAACTGATAAAGACAACGGATAACAACGGAAGGGGTGAACCTTTCGACGCTGCTTTGCACTTGGGGAACTTGAAAAAGTTGTCTGCAAAACCTCTGTGCGAGCTTGATCTTGCTGAACATCCCAACTTGCTGATATTCCCTTCAGATTTCAAAGTCAATGGTGATGACATCGGCAATCAGCACATCTTTACAATAGACGAGAATCGTCTTTTGACAGGAAATATCATGGGATTCATCGGTTATAACAACACACAGGTTAGCATTCGTTCACGTTTCGCCACGAATGATACTAATGACTACTTTCTGCACTACATGCTCCAGCGTGTTTTCGCTATCAATCTATTTGATCTCAAGTTTGGAACTAACAATGAGGGGGTATTCAATTTCCTCATCTATCTCTTCCCGGAATTTTTAAAGCGTGCTATACGTCAAGGTGTCTATAAAGAATACCAAACGAGAAATTACAATGATGCTAACGTGAAAGGAAGGATAGATATTGCTAGGCATATCCGTCAAAACATTTCTTTTACTGGGAAAATAGCATACACAACAAGAGAATATTCAACTGACAACCATGTTACCCAACTTGTTCGGCATACTATTGAATATCTAGCCGTCCATCCTTTGGGTAGCAATGTCCTCTATAACGATGAGGAAACTCGTAATGCAGTAAGCGGAATATGTCAAGCAACGCCAACATATAATCGTAAAGAACTTCGGAGTGTCATCAATTGCAACCTCCGGCCTTTAAGCCACCCATTTTTCATAGAATACCGTAACTTGCAACTTCTCTGCTTGCAAATACTTCAACATGAAGAAATAAGGTATGGTAACGATAATAATAATCAAATATATGGCATCCTTTATGACGGTGCATGGTTGTGGGAAGAGTATTTAAATACCGTGTTAAGGGATATTGGGTTTCTGCATCCTAAAAACAAAATAGGTGAAGGTGGAATACATATATTCACAGACAAAGTTGGCCGTGAGAAAGCGATGCCTGATTATCATAGGTCAGACATAGTGCTTGATGCAAAATACAAGCGATATTCAGACTGGAGTGCAGTGTCACGCGATGACAGGAACCAATTAATAGCCTATATGCATTTGTATAATACAGTAAATAGCGGCTTTATAGTGCCACTGGAAAATTCTGACATTAAAATGACAAGGTCTCTTAGTGGTCGTGGAGGGACAATGTCAATTATTGGAATGAATGTTTCTACAATCTGCGACAATTTTAAAGATTTCTGTTCGCATATGGCAAAGGAAGAAAAGTTGCTTAAAGAGAAAATCGCTCAGATTTGTGATTGTAGCCGTATAGAACACACGTAA
- a CDS encoding restriction endonuclease, whose translation MNNPTRTTNRLHFEDFPWQRFEELVFEIVYRKYKWGELSPIGQKGKDGGVDIWGVDTEETTWYIQCKNHQSFTKADAQAAIDKIVGNYEIAKSCMLLIALACNITTDTLQFIKSYSEERGFNGSDVWVGTKLETMLYSDYKDLLYKFFGIETEHNRNIKKVVNGNKVRQEVEKILLQKVNWTPEIRMEIARDPSKQFRFEKVVIRSVDDVDDSYGENASYCEICPYQLTDVGIEFLDLYWDNYRIAIDIDTKCWRRIKDDDNLQENEFDIRAEHVALLPYYCIISIMEKGDDYSDYPVLICGFEFNNTPFLRYYYKHKASKVDLVEGKPLSISDLSMLIDEIEKEYVDDISNT comes from the coding sequence ATGAATAATCCAACACGCACAACAAACAGACTTCACTTTGAAGATTTTCCTTGGCAACGTTTCGAAGAGCTGGTTTTTGAAATAGTTTACAGAAAATATAAATGGGGTGAACTTTCTCCAATAGGTCAAAAGGGGAAAGATGGCGGAGTAGACATTTGGGGTGTTGACACGGAAGAAACTACTTGGTACATTCAATGTAAGAATCATCAGTCTTTCACAAAGGCAGACGCACAGGCTGCAATTGACAAGATTGTTGGCAATTACGAAATTGCCAAGAGCTGTATGCTGCTCATTGCTCTTGCTTGCAACATTACTACTGATACACTCCAATTCATAAAATCATATAGTGAGGAAAGAGGATTCAACGGAAGTGATGTGTGGGTTGGGACGAAACTTGAAACGATGCTTTATAGTGACTATAAAGATTTGCTATATAAGTTTTTTGGTATAGAGACAGAGCACAATAGGAACATTAAAAAAGTTGTTAACGGAAACAAGGTGAGGCAGGAAGTCGAAAAGATATTGCTGCAGAAAGTCAATTGGACACCAGAGATAAGAATGGAAATAGCCAGAGATCCTTCAAAACAATTCAGATTTGAAAAGGTTGTTATACGTTCTGTTGATGATGTTGATGATTCCTATGGTGAGAATGCCAGCTATTGTGAGATCTGTCCTTATCAATTAACTGACGTTGGTATTGAGTTCCTGGATTTATATTGGGACAATTACAGAATAGCAATTGACATAGATACTAAATGTTGGAGAAGAATAAAGGACGATGACAATTTGCAGGAAAACGAATTTGACATACGTGCTGAGCATGTGGCTCTCCTTCCATATTATTGTATTATAAGCATTATGGAGAAAGGAGATGATTATTCTGACTATCCTGTTCTAATCTGTGGATTTGAGTTTAATAACACTCCGTTTTTACGCTACTATTATAAACACAAGGCATCAAAAGTCGATTTAGTTGAGGGGAAACCATTAAGTATTTCAGATTTATCCATGCTAATAGATGAGATTGAAAAGGAATATGTTGATGATATCAGTAATACCTGA
- a CDS encoding zeta toxin family protein, giving the protein MERRPELTIIAGPNGAGKSRLCPLYVSTHSFDGDKLMLNLRREHPDWPDRWVSGTVASELEKQKAKALEDRTDFAFETNFSSDMVVNMVNEFKAAQFKISLCYFGLLSEDESVSRVKLRAQTGGHDVTDEVIRFNFTEGLAKAKQHLHIFENLTFVDGNSDYGHIVALHIAKSRIHKIEDNPPLWFKQQFEQSFNDLNPKDL; this is encoded by the coding sequence ATGGAACGTCGCCCTGAACTCACCATCATTGCCGGTCCAAATGGAGCAGGGAAAAGCCGCTTGTGTCCACTCTACGTAAGCACACATTCCTTCGACGGCGACAAACTCATGCTGAATCTACGCAGAGAACACCCTGACTGGCCTGACCGCTGGGTTAGCGGCACTGTAGCTTCAGAATTGGAAAAACAGAAGGCGAAAGCATTAGAGGATAGAACAGATTTCGCTTTCGAGACCAATTTTTCCAGCGATATGGTAGTCAACATGGTAAATGAGTTCAAGGCGGCACAGTTCAAAATTTCCTTATGCTATTTTGGACTGCTTTCAGAAGATGAAAGCGTTAGCAGAGTAAAGTTAAGAGCGCAAACTGGCGGGCATGATGTAACAGACGAAGTGATACGTTTCAACTTCACAGAGGGTCTTGCAAAGGCCAAGCAGCATCTGCACATATTCGAGAATCTGACTTTTGTTGATGGGAACTCAGACTATGGCCATATTGTCGCCCTGCACATCGCGAAGAGCCGTATTCACAAAATTGAAGACAACCCACCATTGTGGTTCAAGCAACAATTTGAACAGTCATTCAACGATTTAAATCCTAAAGACTTGTAG
- a CDS encoding xenobiotic reductase B, with protein sequence MCTYKELENIELPNGKTVKEVNEAVRQEVEKIYLEAWQQGVSVPFFDKEGNIYLANPDGSEDRVSLDRKTRTYHVLHRTAQPGQGRYSYLIAR encoded by the coding sequence ATGTGCACATATAAGGAACTGGAAAATATTGAACTGCCCAACGGAAAGACCGTCAAGGAGGTGAACGAGGCTGTGCGTCAAGAAGTGGAGAAAATCTACTTAGAGGCATGGCAGCAAGGTGTTTCTGTACCTTTTTTCGATAAAGAGGGAAATATTTACCTTGCAAACCCTGACGGCAGCGAGGATCGCGTGAGCCTTGACCGCAAGACACGTACATATCACGTGCTTCATCGCACAGCGCAACCTGGCCAGGGACGTTATTCCTATCTTATTGCACGATAA
- a CDS encoding AIR synthase-related protein, with translation MNNRYMQRGVSAAKEDVHNAIKNIDKGIFPQAFCKIIPDILGGDPEYCNIMHADGAGTKSSLAYMYWKETGDLSVWKGIAQDAIVMNTDDLLCVGAVDNILVSSTIGRNKMLVPGEVISAIINGTDELLSELREMGIGIYPTGGETADVGDLVRTIIVDSTVTCRMKRNDVIDNANIRPGDVIVGLSSTGQATYEKRYNGGMGSNGLTSARHDVFAKYLAENYPESFDHAVPDELVYSGKYKLTDSVDGSPVNAGQLVLSPTRTYAPVIKKLLDELRPEIHGMVHCTGGAQTKVLHFVSENCRVIKDNMFPVPPLFRAIHECSGTDWKEMYQVFNMGHRMEIYVRPEVAQKVIELSKSFNIDAQIVGHIEEGKKSLTIKSEFGEFNY, from the coding sequence ATGAACAATCGTTACATGCAACGCGGAGTAAGTGCCGCAAAAGAGGACGTACACAACGCCATCAAGAACATTGACAAGGGTATTTTTCCTCAAGCCTTCTGTAAGATTATCCCAGACATTCTGGGTGGTGACCCCGAGTATTGTAACATCATGCATGCCGACGGTGCTGGCACTAAGTCTTCACTGGCATACATGTACTGGAAAGAAACGGGCGACCTGTCGGTATGGAAAGGTATTGCGCAGGATGCCATCGTGATGAACACCGACGACCTTCTTTGCGTAGGTGCCGTCGATAACATTCTCGTTTCTTCTACCATCGGACGCAACAAGATGTTGGTGCCGGGTGAAGTCATCTCGGCCATCATAAATGGTACGGACGAATTGCTGTCCGAGCTGCGCGAGATGGGCATTGGCATCTACCCCACTGGTGGCGAGACAGCCGATGTGGGCGACTTGGTACGCACCATCATTGTGGACTCTACCGTGACCTGCCGCATGAAGCGCAACGATGTCATTGACAATGCCAACATCCGTCCTGGCGACGTCATCGTTGGTCTCTCGTCAACAGGTCAGGCAACCTATGAGAAACGCTACAATGGCGGTATGGGCAGCAACGGACTCACCTCGGCACGTCATGACGTATTTGCCAAATATCTGGCAGAGAACTACCCCGAAAGTTTTGACCACGCAGTGCCCGACGAGTTGGTTTACAGCGGAAAATATAAGCTCACAGACAGCGTTGACGGTTCTCCTGTCAATGCTGGTCAGTTGGTGCTCTCGCCCACCCGCACCTATGCTCCCGTCATCAAGAAGCTGCTCGACGAGCTGCGTCCCGAAATCCACGGCATGGTGCACTGCACTGGTGGTGCTCAGACCAAGGTACTACATTTTGTCAGCGAAAACTGTCGCGTCATCAAGGACAACATGTTCCCCGTGCCACCACTTTTCCGTGCCATTCACGAATGTTCCGGCACCGATTGGAAGGAGATGTATCAAGTATTCAACATGGGTCATCGCATGGAAATCTATGTTCGCCCAGAGGTTGCCCAAAAAGTTATCGAACTCTCTAAATCTTTCAACATCGATGCACAGATTGTGGGTCACATCGAAGAAGGCAAGAAGAGTCTCACCATCAAGAGCGAATTTGGAGAATTTAATTACTAA